In a single window of the Victivallis lenta genome:
- a CDS encoding ABC transporter permease translates to MMLVRDLFKLSLHNLLLHKVRSILTSLGVIFGVGSVIAMLAISEGAKQSALAQIEAMGIDKIILFSKRPPVDGRSEGSDNASVMERYGLNERDVNNILKMDNVERITGVFDARKKVLKGLDRTDIKLVGCDYEFLQDSLGRVDKGRWFTPADFKNNAYVCVIGRNVKRKLFSIGNTDIVGSTIRVEDMVFRIIGIIDNEYGTQYPEVGSQNDMILIPMTTARALCKDYTFYREGRNHKITRIEYDLFLVKVNDTSYIDNTSKRVAGYLEKTHSDTKDWGMVVPLELLKQMEQTQNIFTIVMGSIAGISLVVGGIGIMNIMLASVYERRKEIGTRRALGAQKSDILLQFLIETVFLTSTGGVLGIMLGVGIGRTITYYTEMPTIYSAWSIALALAISSITGVIFGTYPAYKAAQQNPITVLRAE, encoded by the coding sequence ATGATGCTGGTCCGGGACCTCTTCAAACTTTCGCTGCACAATCTGTTGCTGCATAAAGTCCGTTCGATTCTGACCTCGCTCGGCGTGATTTTCGGCGTCGGCAGCGTGATCGCGATGCTCGCGATCTCCGAGGGCGCGAAGCAGTCGGCACTGGCCCAGATCGAGGCGATGGGCATCGACAAGATCATTCTGTTTTCGAAGCGGCCTCCGGTGGACGGCCGGAGCGAAGGCTCGGACAATGCCAGCGTGATGGAACGCTACGGGCTGAACGAACGCGACGTGAACAATATTCTGAAGATGGACAATGTCGAACGCATCACCGGTGTTTTCGATGCGCGCAAAAAGGTCCTGAAAGGTTTGGACCGGACGGATATCAAGCTGGTCGGCTGCGACTACGAGTTCCTGCAGGATTCGCTGGGGCGGGTCGACAAGGGGCGCTGGTTCACTCCGGCCGATTTCAAGAACAACGCATACGTCTGCGTGATCGGCAGGAACGTCAAGCGCAAGCTCTTTTCGATCGGAAACACGGATATCGTCGGCAGCACGATTCGGGTCGAGGACATGGTGTTCCGCATCATCGGCATCATCGACAACGAATACGGCACGCAGTATCCGGAGGTCGGCAGCCAGAATGACATGATTCTGATTCCGATGACCACGGCGCGGGCGCTCTGCAAGGACTATACCTTCTACCGGGAGGGCCGGAACCACAAGATCACCCGGATCGAATACGATCTGTTTCTGGTCAAGGTGAATGACACCAGCTATATCGACAACACCTCGAAGCGTGTGGCCGGTTATCTGGAGAAGACCCACTCCGATACGAAGGACTGGGGCATGGTTGTGCCGCTCGAGCTCCTGAAACAGATGGAGCAGACCCAGAACATCTTTACGATCGTCATGGGTTCGATCGCCGGCATTTCGCTGGTGGTCGGCGGCATCGGCATCATGAACATCATGCTTGCGAGCGTCTATGAGCGGCGCAAGGAGATCGGCACGCGCCGCGCGCTCGGCGCGCAGAAGTCGGATATCCTGCTGCAGTTCCTGATCGAGACCGTGTTCCTGACCTCGACCGGCGGCGTGCTCGGAATCATGCTCGGCGTCGGCATCGGCCGGACGATCACCTACTATACCGAAATGCCGACCATCTACTCGGCCTGGAGCATCGCGCTCGCGCTGGCCATTTCGAGCATTACCGGCGTGATTTTCGGCACATATCCGGCCTACAAGGCCGCGCAGCAGAACCCGATTACGGTGCTTCGCGCCGAATGA
- a CDS encoding ABC transporter ATP-binding protein — protein MADNAAGAARPEDIVRLIDIRKTYFTGDLQVPVLKGINATVKRGEFVGFIGTSGSGKSTLLNILGMLDVPTGGEYFLEDIEVGQLSDVEQATIRNRKIGFIFQSFNLFPHLSVEENVEVPMVYGRVPGRIRRKRALELAQRVGLGHRLGHRPTQLSGGECQRIAIARALSNNPAFILADEPTGNLDEKTSDEIMKLFHQLNREQGVTIVMVTHNPALGPHYDKIIRLRDGRIDDTLFEWEVKALEKKMVAEVEAQRKTAEAEIGEVSK, from the coding sequence ATGGCGGATAATGCGGCGGGAGCGGCCAGGCCGGAGGACATTGTCCGGCTGATCGATATCCGCAAGACCTATTTTACCGGGGATTTGCAGGTTCCCGTCCTGAAAGGGATCAATGCGACGGTCAAGCGCGGAGAATTCGTCGGCTTCATCGGGACCTCCGGTTCCGGCAAGTCGACGCTGCTGAATATTCTCGGCATGCTCGACGTGCCGACCGGCGGAGAGTACTTCCTCGAGGATATCGAGGTCGGCCAGCTTTCGGATGTGGAGCAGGCGACGATCCGGAACCGGAAGATCGGCTTCATCTTTCAGAGCTTCAATTTGTTCCCGCACCTTTCGGTGGAGGAGAACGTCGAGGTTCCGATGGTCTACGGCCGGGTGCCGGGGCGGATCCGGCGCAAGCGGGCGCTCGAGCTTGCCCAGCGGGTCGGGCTCGGTCACCGGCTCGGCCACCGGCCGACGCAGCTTTCGGGCGGCGAATGCCAGCGCATCGCGATCGCGCGGGCGTTGTCGAACAATCCGGCTTTCATCCTGGCCGACGAACCGACCGGCAACCTCGATGAAAAGACCAGCGACGAGATCATGAAGCTGTTCCACCAGCTGAACCGGGAGCAGGGGGTGACCATCGTCATGGTGACCCACAACCCGGCGCTCGGTCCGCATTACGACAAGATCATCCGCCTGCGCGACGGGCGGATCGACGATACGCTGTTCGAGTGGGAGGTCAAGGCGCTTGAGAAGAAGATGGTCGCCGAGGTCGAAGCGCAGCGCAAAACGGCGGAAGCCGAGATCGGCGAGGTGTCGAAATGA
- a CDS encoding efflux RND transporter periplasmic adaptor subunit yields MKFSRKKIVWLVVLAVFCGLAAGVWFGVVRPRLKARQDDNAARLASDSADMDRTFKVRRDDLIIGLLQGGYVNASQKHKLALQANYRTKLLWVIDENSKVKAGDLLAKFETDELKEQIENLEIELDNLKKELDLAIESKKIQISTNAADLQAAEESLLQADDAMRKYRRFERASKRDELDLAVVNAEAALETAQSEYTTTRDTEVKVTKDENADDKKRKLLKDAQTKIDEKENALNTAEDNLRVFRRYDNPSKLTRLFNAYEQAKLNLRKVKISTESKIVQSDKSIENYRRRIKRTGDQLKRYKDYMTMMELRAPVDGVVIYADPDRRWGNLDVKPGIDINKGQVLITIPEMSNLVVDFDLPEQYRSKVKVGDRAVISPDSLPGEKFGGAVSHIDTLPVNLVVWDSSSPKIYKSKIKLDQQSPKLVNGMSVQINIVTKTIPNTLFVPVEAVFEDNDRFFVYRGSLTGPKEVDVTIGESNDNFVQITSGLEEGDVVYLYRPYQKTQDSK; encoded by the coding sequence ATGAAGTTCAGCCGTAAAAAAATCGTATGGCTGGTCGTTCTCGCTGTGTTCTGCGGCCTGGCCGCCGGTGTCTGGTTCGGGGTGGTCCGGCCGCGTCTCAAGGCCCGGCAGGACGACAATGCGGCCAGACTGGCCAGTGACAGTGCGGATATGGACCGTACCTTCAAGGTCCGGCGCGACGACCTGATCATCGGGCTGCTTCAGGGCGGCTATGTGAACGCGAGCCAGAAGCACAAGCTTGCGCTTCAGGCCAATTACCGGACCAAATTGCTCTGGGTCATCGACGAGAACAGCAAGGTCAAGGCAGGCGATCTGCTGGCCAAGTTTGAAACCGACGAGCTCAAAGAGCAGATCGAGAATCTCGAGATCGAGCTGGACAACCTGAAGAAAGAGCTCGATCTGGCGATTGAGTCGAAGAAGATCCAGATCAGCACGAATGCCGCCGATCTGCAGGCGGCGGAAGAGAGTCTGCTGCAGGCCGACGATGCGATGCGCAAATACCGCCGTTTCGAGCGCGCCAGCAAGCGCGACGAGCTCGATCTGGCCGTGGTGAACGCCGAGGCTGCGCTTGAAACCGCCCAGAGCGAATACACCACCACGCGGGATACCGAGGTCAAGGTGACCAAGGATGAGAACGCCGACGACAAAAAGCGCAAACTGCTGAAGGATGCGCAGACCAAGATCGATGAAAAAGAGAACGCGCTCAACACGGCGGAGGACAATCTCCGGGTGTTCCGCCGCTATGACAATCCGAGCAAGCTGACCCGTCTGTTCAACGCGTACGAGCAGGCCAAGCTGAATCTGCGGAAGGTCAAGATTTCGACCGAGTCGAAGATCGTCCAGTCCGACAAGTCGATCGAGAACTACCGCCGCCGGATCAAGCGGACCGGCGATCAGTTGAAGCGCTACAAAGACTACATGACCATGATGGAGCTGCGCGCGCCGGTGGACGGGGTCGTCATCTACGCCGACCCCGACCGCCGCTGGGGCAACCTCGACGTGAAACCGGGCATCGACATCAACAAGGGGCAGGTGCTCATCACGATTCCGGAAATGTCGAATCTCGTGGTGGATTTCGACCTGCCGGAGCAGTACCGTTCGAAGGTCAAGGTCGGCGACCGCGCAGTCATTTCGCCGGATTCGCTGCCGGGCGAGAAGTTCGGCGGCGCGGTGTCGCACATCGACACGCTGCCGGTGAACCTCGTCGTCTGGGACTCCTCGTCGCCGAAGATCTACAAATCGAAGATCAAACTCGACCAGCAGTCGCCGAAGCTCGTGAACGGCATGAGTGTGCAGATCAACATCGTGACCAAGACCATTCCGAACACGCTGTTCGTTCCGGTCGAGGCGGTGTTCGAGGACAACGACCGCTTCTTCGTCTACCGCGGCAGCCTCACCGGCCCGAAGGAGGTCGATGTGACCATCGGGGAATCGAACGACAACTTCGTCCAGATCACGAGCGGGCTCGAGGAGGGCGATGTGGTCTATCTGTACCGTCCGTACCAGAAAACACAGGATTCGAAATAA
- a CDS encoding phosphotransferase enzyme family protein: MPDILKLLRRLGFDASADFPRPLGGGLSHQTWAAAAAEGTFVVKRLNPVVMKRPAAPGNFRRSELLARTLADEIPAITALRFHNDVLIPFEGGIYMVFPFQPGRILNRDEITAGHCAKIGAVLGKIHRRNIRPDAESAGIECPLHSWPLPAGQERTAVRLKQVNLLARQALEKLKRNAVMSHRDLDSKNVLWNRGEPFIIDWEAAGPVPPALELWEALLNWGRDGGGKLRPDRIAALLDAYRQWNSLPPPDWESVGHAGYAGMLGWLNYNIARSSNPALSPEERQLGAEQTAITLKEIIEYEEQAPQLRRLIDG; encoded by the coding sequence ATGCCTGACATATTGAAGCTGCTCCGCCGTCTCGGTTTCGATGCTTCCGCTGACTTCCCGCGGCCGCTGGGCGGCGGGCTGTCCCATCAAACCTGGGCGGCGGCGGCCGCGGAGGGAACTTTCGTGGTGAAGCGGCTCAATCCGGTCGTGATGAAGCGGCCGGCCGCACCGGGGAATTTCCGCCGGTCGGAGCTGCTGGCGCGAACGCTTGCGGACGAAATTCCGGCGATAACGGCCCTCCGGTTCCACAACGACGTCCTGATCCCCTTTGAAGGCGGAATTTACATGGTTTTTCCGTTTCAGCCGGGACGCATTCTGAACCGGGATGAAATCACTGCCGGTCATTGTGCGAAAATCGGGGCCGTCCTCGGGAAAATCCATCGCCGGAACATCCGGCCCGACGCCGAGAGCGCCGGAATCGAATGCCCCCTCCACTCATGGCCTCTCCCCGCCGGGCAGGAACGAACCGCCGTCCGGCTGAAGCAGGTTAATCTGCTGGCCCGTCAGGCGCTGGAAAAACTCAAACGGAATGCCGTCATGAGCCACCGGGATCTCGATTCCAAGAACGTTTTATGGAATCGCGGGGAACCGTTCATCATCGACTGGGAGGCCGCCGGGCCGGTACCTCCCGCACTGGAGCTCTGGGAGGCTCTGCTGAACTGGGGACGCGACGGCGGGGGAAAGCTCCGGCCGGACCGGATCGCGGCCCTGCTGGACGCCTATCGGCAATGGAACAGCCTCCCTCCCCCCGACTGGGAAAGCGTCGGCCACGCCGGATATGCCGGCATGCTCGGGTGGCTGAACTACAACATCGCGCGTTCGTCGAATCCGGCCCTGTCCCCGGAGGAACGGCAGCTCGGGGCTGAACAGACCGCAATCACGCTGAAAGAGATCATCGAATACGAGGAACAAGCCCCGCAGCTCCGGCGGCTGATTGACGGATAA
- a CDS encoding SGNH/GDSL hydrolase family protein — MDAIEFSDELYRRALVSAGSPERLLRFRRMVAEGRPVVYGAIGGSITEGAAASSPGSRYVSCIAHAIQNRTACRLVNAGVGATDTRFGAMRCREDLLRHRPDLITIEYAVNDVNNPDRDFSFEALVRQCMGSAPDALIVVIFTLREDGVSMQEIQLPVCRHYDLAMISYHDAIWPELSGGNLAWSAVSPDNIHPNDVGHRLIADLVTRLLFGQPVEAVPLKAPLDPRCAEYEGGRVVRAEEFEVDSVRGWEIADSVRGYRRWTASEPGAELSFTFSGPTLLIGYRKYAGEFGRVSVSVDGGEETVLEGFFEMPPGGTWRGGHIALEKILHAAGDGPHQVTVKLLPDRHPESAGHRFDIEYLLKG; from the coding sequence ATGGATGCAATCGAATTTTCGGATGAACTTTATCGCCGCGCTTTGGTTTCGGCCGGCAGCCCGGAGCGGCTGCTCCGGTTCCGCCGCATGGTCGCGGAGGGGAGGCCGGTCGTCTACGGGGCGATCGGCGGGTCGATCACCGAGGGAGCCGCGGCGTCGAGTCCCGGCAGCCGCTATGTGAGCTGCATTGCGCACGCCATTCAGAACCGCACGGCCTGCCGTCTCGTCAACGCCGGAGTCGGGGCGACCGACACCCGGTTCGGCGCCATGCGCTGCCGGGAGGACCTGCTCCGGCACCGGCCGGACCTCATCACGATCGAGTACGCCGTCAACGACGTCAACAACCCGGACCGGGATTTTTCGTTCGAGGCGCTTGTCCGCCAGTGCATGGGCTCCGCTCCGGATGCGTTGATCGTCGTGATTTTCACGCTCCGCGAGGATGGCGTTTCGATGCAGGAGATTCAGCTGCCGGTCTGCCGTCATTACGACCTCGCCATGATCTCGTATCACGACGCGATCTGGCCGGAGCTGAGCGGCGGCAATCTGGCGTGGAGTGCGGTTTCCCCCGACAACATCCATCCGAACGATGTCGGCCACCGGCTGATCGCCGATCTGGTGACCCGCCTTCTGTTCGGACAGCCGGTCGAGGCGGTTCCGTTGAAGGCGCCGCTCGACCCGCGCTGCGCGGAATATGAAGGCGGCCGGGTGGTGCGGGCGGAGGAGTTCGAGGTCGATTCAGTTCGCGGCTGGGAGATCGCCGATTCGGTCCGCGGCTACCGCCGCTGGACGGCTTCCGAACCGGGCGCGGAGCTTTCATTCACATTTTCCGGTCCGACGCTGCTGATCGGGTACCGCAAATACGCCGGGGAGTTCGGCCGCGTTTCGGTTTCGGTCGATGGCGGGGAAGAGACGGTTCTGGAGGGCTTTTTCGAAATGCCGCCCGGCGGAACCTGGCGCGGCGGCCACATCGCGCTTGAAAAGATTCTGCACGCTGCCGGAGACGGCCCCCATCAGGTGACCGTGAAGCTTCTGCCGGACCGCCACCCGGAGAGTGCCGGGCACCGTTTCGACATCGAGTATTTGCTGAAAGGGTGA